Sequence from the Desulfovibrio sp. X2 genome:
CCCGGGGAAGAGGTCTGCCTCTCGTTGCCTTGTGGTCGGGACCGCGCGCGGTCCCGGATCTTCGCCCCTGTCCGGGGGGCCGTTAGCCGCCCTGGATGAGGTTGAGGGCCATCTTGGGCAGGCTGTTGGCCTGCGCCAGCATGGCGACCGAGGACTGCGACAGGATCTGCTGGCGCACGAACTCGGTCATCTCGGTGGCCACGTCCACGTCGGAGATGCGCGACTCGGAGGACTGCAGGTTCTCGGCCTGGATCTGCAGGTTGGTGATCGTGTTCTCCAGGCGGTTCTGCATGGCGCCCAGGTTGGCGCGGATCTTGTCCTTGGAGATGATCGCCTGCTGGATCGCGTCCAGGGCGTTCTGGGCCATCTCCTGGGTGGAGATGGAGCGGCCGGCGCGGCCGGCGGCGGCCATCAGGCCGATGCCCAGGGCCGAGGCCGTGGAGGTGCCGATCTGGATGTAGTAGTAGTCCTCGGACGAGTCGTTGCCGGTGCCGAAGTGGATCTTGAGCTTGCCGGAGGAGACGAGGCCGGAGCCGTCGTGCGTGGCGCCGGAAAGCTGTCCGTTCAGCAGATAGATGCCGTTGAAGTCCGTGGCCATGGAAATACGCTGAATTTCCGA
This genomic interval carries:
- a CDS encoding flagellin, with the translated sequence MSLVINHNMMAMNAARNLGTAYGNLSTSVNRLSSGLRINTAADDAAGLAIRELMRADISTLNQGVRNANDAISLIQTADGALQVVDEKLIRMKELAEQAATGTYNSDQRLMIDSEYQAMASEIQRISMATDFNGIYLLNGQLSGATHDGSGLVSSGKLKIHFGTGNDSSEDYYYIQIGTSTASALGIGLMAAAGRAGRSISTQEMAQNALDAIQQAIISKDKIRANLGAMQNRLENTITNLQIQAENLQSSESRISDVDVATEMTEFVRQQILSQSSVAMLAQANSLPKMALNLIQGG